In one window of Thermus aquaticus DNA:
- a CDS encoding MBL fold metallo-hydrolase has translation MKRRTFIQATGGLLFSGLFLGGQAQGRSPKGVNGGGFYRFSLGGVAAIVLSDGQSPPGPLLPNWGANPELQEAFRRTLEENFLNPEATRNNFNPVLLDLGEARLLVDTGRGVAAGGRLLAHLELAGYAPEDITHVFLTHGHPDHIGGLVDGEGRPAFPRAAYLMGEVDLDYWLKNPSPAVNRTLVPLKERIRAVKEGEEILPGVRAVASYGHTPGHMSLEVASQGQKLFVFGDAAGHYLLSLRFSQAYLGFDMDKAEAVRTRARLFQRVAEERSLVTAYHFPWPALGRIRRQGEGYEFVPAFFEF, from the coding sequence ATGAAGCGCAGAACCTTTATCCAGGCCACGGGAGGCCTTTTGTTTTCGGGGCTGTTCCTCGGGGGGCAAGCCCAAGGGCGGTCTCCTAAGGGGGTGAATGGGGGTGGGTTTTACCGGTTTTCCCTAGGTGGCGTGGCCGCCATCGTCCTTTCCGACGGGCAGTCGCCTCCTGGGCCTCTACTGCCCAACTGGGGGGCTAACCCGGAGCTCCAGGAGGCCTTCCGCCGCACCTTGGAGGAAAACTTCCTGAACCCCGAGGCCACCCGCAACAACTTTAACCCCGTGCTTTTGGACCTGGGGGAGGCCCGGCTTTTGGTGGACACGGGGCGGGGCGTGGCCGCCGGCGGGCGGCTCCTCGCCCATTTGGAGCTGGCGGGCTACGCTCCCGAGGACATCACCCACGTCTTCCTCACACACGGCCACCCCGACCACATCGGGGGTTTGGTGGACGGGGAGGGTCGCCCCGCCTTCCCCCGGGCCGCCTACCTTATGGGGGAGGTGGACCTAGACTACTGGCTTAAGAACCCTTCTCCAGCGGTGAACCGTACCCTGGTGCCCCTAAAGGAGCGCATTCGGGCCGTGAAAGAGGGGGAGGAGATCCTCCCCGGCGTGCGCGCGGTGGCCTCCTACGGCCACACCCCGGGGCACATGAGCCTCGAGGTGGCCTCCCAAGGCCAGAAGCTTTTCGTCTTCGGGGACGCCGCTGGGCATTACCTTCTCTCTTTACGCTTTTCTCAGGCTTACCTGGGCTTTGACATGGACAAGGCCGAGGCGGTGCGCACCCGGGCCCGGCTTTTCCAAAGGGTGGCCGAGGAGCGGAGCCTGGTCACCGCCTACCACTTTCCCTGGCCAGCCCTGGGGCGCATCCGACGCCAGGGGGAGGGGTATGAGTTCGTACCCGCCTTTTTTGAGTTCTAA